The following proteins come from a genomic window of Mariniflexile sp. TRM1-10:
- a CDS encoding glutamine synthetase III family protein: protein MSTLRFHAIKESLANKPVLVEEKERRSDLFGKNVFNENTMRQYLTKDAFIGVMNAIQFGKKIDRNIADQVSSSMKDWALSKGVTHYTHWFQPLTGTTAEKHDAFFETIGNGMAIEKFGGDQLVQQEPDASSFPSGGIRNTFEARGYTAWDPTSPAFIYGTTLCIPTIFVAYTGEALDYKTPLLRALNAVDNAATDVCKYFDKNVKKVTSSLGWEQEYFLIDKMLAASRPDITLTGRTLLGHSSAKGQQLDDHYFGSIPNRALNFMRELETECMLLGIPVKTRHNEVAPNQFELAPIFEEANLAVDHNSLLMDIMGRVASRHNFKVLLHEKPFAGINGSGKHNNWSLSTDTGVNLLAPGKTPMSNLQFLTFFINTIKAVHENEALLRASIASASNDHRLGANEAPPAIISVFIGEQLTKVLEELEGVTKGKLSPEEKTELKLNVVGKIPDVLLDNTDRNRTSPFAFTGNKFEFRAVGSLANCGNPMTVLNTIVAKQLIDFKKEVDALIDKKELKKDEAVFNVLREYIKSTKAILFEGNGYGKEWEDEAKKRGLSNNKNTPEALKAKISKKSIALFEDMNVMSKIESEARYEIEMEAYIMHIQIEGRVLGDIARNHIVPTAVKYQNILIENVKGLKEIFEDNYKKVSQEQINLIQVISSHIEAINANVTKMTDERRKANTIENIEDKALAYCYQVKPLFDDIRKHCDKLELLVDDEIWPLTKYRELLFTR from the coding sequence ATGTCTACTTTAAGATTTCATGCTATTAAAGAATCGCTTGCCAATAAGCCTGTGTTGGTTGAAGAGAAAGAGCGTCGTTCCGATTTGTTTGGAAAAAACGTTTTTAATGAAAATACCATGCGCCAATATTTAACCAAAGATGCCTTTATTGGTGTTATGAATGCTATTCAATTTGGTAAAAAAATTGATAGAAATATCGCAGACCAAGTGTCGTCTTCCATGAAAGATTGGGCATTATCAAAAGGGGTGACGCATTACACGCATTGGTTTCAACCATTAACTGGAACAACTGCCGAAAAACATGACGCTTTTTTTGAAACCATAGGTAATGGTATGGCCATTGAAAAATTCGGAGGTGACCAATTGGTGCAACAAGAACCTGATGCTTCCAGTTTTCCAAGTGGCGGTATTAGAAATACATTTGAAGCTAGAGGCTATACCGCTTGGGATCCTACATCGCCTGCATTTATATATGGGACAACACTTTGTATTCCAACGATATTTGTGGCATACACAGGTGAAGCATTAGATTATAAAACGCCACTATTAAGAGCCTTAAATGCGGTGGATAATGCAGCCACCGATGTCTGTAAGTATTTTGATAAAAATGTAAAAAAGGTAACCTCGTCTTTAGGTTGGGAGCAGGAATATTTTTTAATCGATAAAATGTTGGCAGCCAGTAGACCAGACATTACCTTGACAGGGAGAACCTTATTAGGACATTCTTCCGCAAAAGGCCAACAGTTAGACGACCATTATTTTGGATCTATCCCAAACAGAGCATTGAACTTTATGCGCGAACTGGAAACGGAATGCATGCTTTTAGGGATTCCTGTTAAAACACGTCACAATGAAGTAGCACCAAACCAATTTGAATTAGCGCCAATTTTTGAGGAAGCTAATTTGGCGGTAGACCATAATTCCTTATTGATGGATATTATGGGCAGGGTTGCTTCACGTCATAATTTTAAAGTGTTGTTACACGAAAAGCCATTTGCCGGCATTAACGGTTCGGGTAAGCATAATAATTGGTCGCTTTCAACCGATACGGGAGTCAATTTATTAGCGCCAGGAAAAACCCCGATGAGCAATCTCCAGTTTTTAACCTTTTTTATTAATACTATAAAAGCGGTTCACGAAAACGAAGCATTGTTAAGGGCATCTATAGCATCGGCAAGTAACGACCACAGGCTGGGTGCAAACGAAGCGCCTCCTGCAATTATTTCAGTCTTTATTGGTGAGCAATTAACCAAGGTTTTAGAAGAACTGGAAGGCGTAACAAAAGGAAAGCTTTCACCAGAGGAAAAAACAGAGCTTAAACTTAATGTTGTTGGTAAAATACCAGACGTTTTACTGGATAATACAGATAGAAACCGAACATCGCCTTTTGCTTTCACAGGGAATAAGTTTGAATTTAGAGCTGTTGGGTCTTTAGCAAATTGCGGCAATCCAATGACGGTTTTGAATACGATTGTGGCCAAGCAATTAATAGATTTTAAGAAAGAAGTAGATGCTTTAATTGATAAAAAAGAATTAAAAAAAGATGAGGCCGTTTTTAATGTGTTGAGAGAATATATAAAATCTACAAAAGCGATTTTGTTTGAAGGAAATGGCTATGGAAAAGAATGGGAAGATGAAGCTAAAAAACGTGGCTTAAGCAATAATAAAAATACCCCGGAAGCTTTAAAAGCTAAAATCTCAAAAAAATCAATCGCATTATTTGAAGACATGAATGTGATGAGTAAAATAGAATCTGAAGCACGTTATGAAATAGAAATGGAAGCCTACATTATGCACATTCAAATTGAAGGACGTGTGTTAGGTGATATTGCTCGCAACCACATCGTGCCAACCGCAGTTAAATATCAAAATATTTTAATTGAGAATGTAAAAGGCTTAAAAGAAATTTTTGAAGACAACTACAAAAAAGTATCACAAGAACAAATTAATTTAATTCAAGTCATTTCAAGCCATATTGAAGCTATCAATGCGAACGTTACCAAAATGACCGATGAGCGCAGGAAAGCCAATACCATAGAAAACATAGAAGATAAAGCCTTGGCGTATTGCTACCAAGTAAAGCCTTTGTTTGATGATATCCGTAAGCACTGTGACAAGTTGGAATTATTGGTAGACGATGAAATTTGGCCACTAACAAAATACCGTGAGCTTTTATTTACCCGATAA